In Sphingopyxis sp. 113P3, one DNA window encodes the following:
- a CDS encoding IS110 family transposase gives MDNPIPQTIGIDISKATLDVYAHPAGCERQFTNTAKGHRELIDWLGQWQIDRIAYEATGAYHRQLEQALSDLPCVKLNPARARRFAQAIGTLAKTDKIDAVILARMATTLQPPVRPANTPKQAKLAELISARDGLVRDKIALQNQAKNLTLPLLKRQHKKRLDQIEQHIKQVDVELATIIAADAELARRHEIISSIAGVGTRTADQLVATMPELGALDPKQVASLAGLAPVARQSGQWKGRSFIQGGRANVRRALYMPALVAARYNPDLKAKYQSLIASGKPAKVAVVTLMRKLIVMVNALIKADRLWVEKRA, from the coding sequence ATGGACAATCCCATACCCCAAACCATCGGCATCGACATCTCAAAAGCGACCCTTGATGTATATGCCCATCCTGCAGGCTGCGAGCGGCAATTCACCAATACCGCCAAAGGCCACAGGGAGCTGATAGATTGGCTCGGGCAATGGCAGATCGATCGGATCGCCTATGAGGCTACTGGCGCATACCACCGACAGCTCGAGCAGGCTTTATCGGACCTGCCATGCGTCAAGCTCAACCCGGCTCGCGCACGGCGGTTCGCCCAAGCGATAGGCACTCTCGCCAAGACGGATAAGATTGATGCGGTGATTCTGGCCCGTATGGCGACGACGCTCCAGCCTCCCGTACGCCCGGCAAATACGCCCAAGCAAGCCAAGCTCGCCGAATTGATCAGCGCTCGCGATGGCTTGGTCCGTGATAAGATCGCGCTTCAAAATCAAGCGAAGAACCTGACGCTACCTCTCCTCAAGCGTCAGCACAAAAAGCGCCTGGATCAGATTGAGCAGCATATCAAACAGGTCGATGTCGAGCTTGCGACGATCATTGCTGCTGACGCAGAGTTGGCGCGGCGGCACGAAATCATCTCCAGTATTGCCGGGGTAGGCACACGTACCGCCGACCAGTTGGTCGCAACCATGCCAGAGCTAGGAGCACTGGATCCTAAACAAGTCGCTTCCCTTGCAGGCCTGGCTCCCGTCGCCCGTCAATCGGGGCAATGGAAAGGGCGCAGTTTTATTCAAGGGGGACGGGCCAATGTAAGACGTGCGCTTTACATGCCGGCCCTCGTTGCCGCCCGCTACAATCCAGATCTCAAAGCAAAATATCAAAGCCTCATCGCGTCCGGAAAACCGGCAAAGGTCGCTGTGGTCACACTTATGCGCAAGCTCATCGTCATGGTCAACGCGCTGATTAAAGCCGACCGCCTATGGGTTGAAAAACGGGCTTGA
- a CDS encoding CapA family protein: MRLVASTALALALAFGLGEATPFHSPHAAATPPMSHDVSGQLSIVGGTADLTALDVRIDGAPAQITPDGRIRGIARGAEPVQLTVRGPDIFDATFTFAPSEIAGPDGRWTLPPVEAVARASGRVEFFFGGDVMMGRRFERPIWNERVLIRNDSRLTDMARLLEPMQPYFAGADLASVNLETVLAARDLGDAPDKSVVFYTHRDAARALADVGIDYVTLGNNHVYDYVEPGLASTLAALDAANLRWSGAGHNEIEAAKAARLDVGGHAWSMLGFVGWKGKADPNQIAEGSKGGAAFGSDDAIEAAVRREVKAGRSPILQYHGSSEYSDRPSEISERRMKLAIDAGAALIVSHHPHVSHGLELYKGRLIALSYDFSGGCGH, encoded by the coding sequence ATTCGCCCCATGCTGCGGCAACGCCCCCGATGTCGCACGATGTCAGTGGACAGCTCAGCATCGTTGGCGGCACCGCGGATCTCACAGCACTCGACGTGCGGATCGACGGCGCGCCGGCACAAATTACCCCGGACGGGCGCATCAGGGGAATCGCACGCGGCGCTGAACCTGTGCAGCTCACCGTCCGCGGGCCCGACATCTTCGACGCAACATTCACCTTTGCGCCTAGCGAGATTGCAGGTCCCGACGGTCGCTGGACCCTGCCCCCGGTCGAAGCGGTCGCCCGTGCATCGGGGCGTGTGGAGTTCTTCTTCGGCGGCGATGTGATGATGGGACGGCGCTTCGAGCGGCCCATCTGGAACGAACGCGTGCTCATCCGCAACGATAGCCGCCTCACCGACATGGCGCGTCTCCTTGAGCCGATGCAACCATATTTTGCGGGCGCCGACCTCGCCTCGGTCAATCTTGAAACCGTGCTCGCAGCCCGCGACCTTGGTGACGCGCCCGACAAGTCGGTCGTCTTTTATACTCACCGCGACGCCGCAAGGGCGCTCGCCGATGTGGGGATCGATTATGTCACGCTCGGCAACAATCATGTCTACGACTATGTCGAGCCGGGTCTCGCCTCGACCCTGGCGGCGCTGGACGCCGCCAATCTGCGGTGGTCGGGTGCGGGACACAATGAGATCGAAGCCGCCAAAGCAGCGCGGCTCGACGTGGGCGGTCATGCCTGGTCGATGCTGGGCTTTGTCGGCTGGAAGGGCAAGGCTGATCCCAACCAGATCGCCGAAGGAAGCAAGGGCGGGGCTGCATTCGGCAGCGATGACGCGATCGAGGCCGCAGTCCGGCGCGAGGTGAAGGCGGGACGCTCGCCCATCCTCCAATATCATGGCAGCAGCGAATATAGCGATCGTCCGAGCGAGATCAGCGAGCGGCGCATGAAGCTCGCGATCGACGCGGGCGCGGCGCTCATTGTATCCCACCACCCCCATGTTTCGCACGGGCTTGAACTCTACAAGGGACGCCTGATTGCCTTGTCTTATGACTTTTCTGGCGGTTGTGGGCATTAA